One genomic region from Proteus vulgaris encodes:
- a CDS encoding YejG family protein gives MDNVQLSVVHKLPLSYRWLAGFAGTRVEILPENDAGKQNTLIGLKLLSHDGMTLDEAIQNLRQYLSNLHIDSVVIEWDGAPCLFLHSDDECAALCCLKNAGVAIAEPFPTAYSYL, from the coding sequence GTGGATAATGTACAACTTTCGGTAGTTCATAAGCTGCCGCTGAGTTATCGGTGGCTAGCGGGCTTTGCAGGCACAAGAGTAGAAATACTGCCTGAGAATGATGCTGGAAAGCAAAATACGCTGATTGGCTTAAAATTGCTAAGTCATGATGGTATGACACTGGATGAAGCAATACAGAATTTGCGTCAGTATCTGAGTAATCTCCATATTGATAGCGTTGTGATTGAATGGGATGGCGCTCCTTGTCTTTTCCTTCATAGCGACGATGAATGTGCGGCATTATGTTGCTTAAAAAACGCGGGTGTCGCTATTGCTGAGCCATTTCCAACGGCATATTCTTATTTATAA
- the mtr gene encoding tryptophan permease, whose protein sequence is MSEVTSITKRPSILGGAMIIAGTAVGAGMFSIPIVTSGVWFTGSIFLLIYTWFCLFMSGLMILEVNLHYPLGSSFHTITKDLLGKGWSTINGLSIAFVLYILTYAYISAGSSIIVQNFAEVVSVPQAIAGLVFALIVAFFVWLSTRAVDRLSTILIGGMVIAFVLAIGGLFTEVKMPVLFNTNESNASYLPYALAALPYLLTSFGYHGNIPGLVTYYRKDGKAVMKSLLIGTLISLAIYILWQFVVQGNIPREGFKQVIADGGNIGNLLAQMRSTTANATVSMLLDLFSYMALASSFLGVSLGLFDYLADFFKFSNTGSGRFKSALVTFIPPTILAIIFPDGFLYAIGFAGLAATIWAAIIPALMAKASRERNQSQSFKAPGGMFMIGFVILFGVINASAHILANFNLLPIYR, encoded by the coding sequence ATGTCAGAAGTCACATCAATAACAAAGCGCCCATCCATACTTGGTGGTGCAATGATCATTGCAGGTACCGCAGTCGGTGCTGGCATGTTTTCCATCCCTATTGTGACTTCCGGTGTCTGGTTTACCGGTTCTATTTTTCTTTTGATCTACACTTGGTTTTGTTTATTTATGTCTGGGTTAATGATCTTAGAAGTGAACCTTCATTATCCTTTAGGCTCAAGCTTTCATACCATTACCAAAGACTTATTAGGAAAAGGTTGGAGTACTATTAATGGACTATCGATTGCGTTTGTTCTTTATATTCTAACTTACGCTTATATTTCTGCGGGTAGCTCCATTATTGTGCAGAACTTTGCAGAGGTGGTCAGCGTACCACAAGCTATTGCAGGTTTAGTCTTTGCATTAATTGTTGCTTTCTTTGTTTGGTTATCAACACGTGCAGTGGATAGATTAAGCACCATTTTAATTGGCGGTATGGTAATTGCTTTTGTGTTAGCCATTGGTGGCTTATTTACAGAAGTAAAAATGCCTGTGTTATTTAACACCAATGAAAGTAATGCAAGTTATTTACCTTATGCTTTAGCCGCATTACCTTATTTACTGACCTCGTTTGGTTATCACGGCAATATTCCAGGTTTAGTAACGTATTATCGTAAAGATGGCAAAGCTGTTATGAAAAGCTTGCTTATTGGTACATTGATTTCACTGGCAATTTATATTTTATGGCAGTTTGTTGTACAAGGTAATATTCCTCGTGAAGGTTTCAAGCAAGTGATTGCTGATGGTGGGAATATTGGTAACTTATTAGCACAAATGCGTTCAACAACCGCCAATGCCACTGTATCAATGTTATTAGACTTATTCTCTTATATGGCATTAGCAAGTTCATTCTTAGGCGTGTCATTAGGATTATTCGATTACTTAGCGGACTTCTTTAAGTTTTCAAATACAGGAAGCGGTCGATTTAAATCTGCATTAGTCACATTTATACCACCGACTATTTTAGCAATTATTTTCCCTGATGGTTTCTTATATGCCATTGGTTTTGCAGGGCTTGCAGCAACAATTTGGGCTGCGATTATTCCCGCATTAATGGCTAAAGCAAGTCGTGAGCGTAATCAAAGCCAGAGCTTTAAAGCTCCCGGTGGTATGTTTATGATTGGTTTCGTGATTTTATTTGGTGTTATTAATGCCAGCGCGCATATTTTAGCGAACTTTAATCTTCTTCCCATCTACCGTTAA
- the rsuA gene encoding 16S rRNA pseudouridine(516) synthase RsuA, with translation MRLDKFLSQQLGISRSLILRELRAGLVTIDGEMVKSGSTKIAPEQEVAYDGNVLTQILGPRYFMLNKPIGYVCSTDDPVNPTILYFIDEPLAHKLHAAGRLDIDTTGLVLLTDNGQWSHRITAPKHHCEKTYLVTLEEPIVEGVAEQFQKGVQLNGEKDLTKPATLEIITPTEVKLTISEGKYHQVKRMFAAVGNHVSALHRERIGDITLDETLAEGEYRPLTEEEINSIHLPQ, from the coding sequence ATGCGATTAGATAAATTTTTATCCCAGCAATTGGGTATTAGCCGTAGCTTGATCCTTCGTGAATTAAGAGCAGGGCTTGTAACAATTGATGGTGAAATGGTGAAAAGCGGTTCAACCAAAATTGCACCAGAGCAAGAAGTAGCTTATGACGGTAATGTTTTAACTCAAATTTTGGGACCTCGTTACTTTATGTTGAATAAGCCAATCGGCTATGTATGTTCAACAGACGATCCTGTTAATCCAACTATCCTCTATTTTATTGATGAACCTTTGGCACATAAATTACATGCTGCAGGGCGTTTAGATATTGATACAACAGGGCTTGTTTTATTAACGGATAATGGTCAATGGTCACACCGCATTACGGCACCAAAACATCACTGCGAGAAAACCTACCTGGTCACACTCGAAGAGCCGATTGTAGAAGGTGTCGCTGAACAATTCCAAAAAGGTGTTCAACTTAACGGTGAAAAAGATCTAACCAAACCTGCTACGTTAGAAATTATTACACCTACAGAAGTCAAGCTCACTATTAGTGAAGGTAAATACCACCAAGTAAAACGTATGTTTGCAGCAGTGGGTAATCATGTAAGTGCTTTACATCGTGAGCGTATTGGGGATATCACATTAGATGAGACTTTAGCTGAGGGCGAATATCGTCCATTAACAGAAGAAGAGATCAACAGCATTCACCTACCTCAATAA
- the rplY gene encoding 50S ribosomal protein L25: MLTIKATVRKEQGKGASRRLRVANRFPAIVYGGNEEPIAIDLDHNEVINQEHKSEFYSDFVNLVIDGKETKVKVKAVQRHEYKPKITHIDFLRA; the protein is encoded by the coding sequence ATGTTAACTATCAAAGCAACTGTACGTAAAGAGCAGGGTAAGGGTGCGAGCCGCCGCCTGCGTGTGGCTAACCGTTTTCCTGCTATCGTTTATGGCGGAAATGAAGAGCCAATCGCTATCGATTTAGATCACAACGAAGTTATCAACCAAGAACACAAATCAGAATTCTATTCAGATTTCGTAAACCTGGTTATCGATGGCAAAGAAACTAAAGTTAAAGTTAAAGCAGTGCAACGTCACGAGTATAAGCCAAAAATTACTCATATCGACTTCCTGCGCGCTTAA
- the mepS gene encoding bifunctional murein DD-endopeptidase/murein LD-carboxypeptidase, with protein MRTKPYMRMLKLIPAFIVVATLSACSSQNANSRLANSSSTPLNTSSSTSISQASQDEFESLVKNLDIKSKILDQYADWKGVAYRLGGDTKKGIDCSAFVQRTFLDQFGVELPRSTSDQQFSGTQVNKSKLQAGDLVLFKTGRTMRHVGIYIGNDKFVHASTSNGVTVSEMSNIYWNKRFYAARRVIENNDAALVENNLSQNVLR; from the coding sequence ATGAGAACAAAACCGTATATGAGAATGCTTAAGCTCATACCGGCGTTCATTGTTGTAGCTACGCTATCGGCATGTAGCTCACAGAACGCAAATTCACGCTTAGCGAATTCAAGCTCTACCCCACTTAATACATCATCAAGCACATCTATTTCCCAAGCATCACAAGATGAATTTGAATCATTGGTGAAGAATCTCGATATAAAATCTAAGATACTTGACCAATATGCAGACTGGAAAGGCGTCGCTTATCGTTTAGGCGGAGACACTAAAAAAGGCATCGATTGTTCTGCCTTTGTTCAAAGAACCTTTCTTGACCAATTTGGTGTAGAACTCCCTCGCTCAACCTCAGACCAACAGTTCTCCGGTACTCAGGTTAATAAATCAAAATTACAAGCAGGCGATCTCGTTCTATTCAAAACAGGCCGTACTATGCGCCATGTTGGAATTTACATCGGTAATGATAAATTTGTACATGCATCCACCAGCAATGGTGTAACTGTGTCAGAAATGTCTAATATCTACTGGAATAAACGTTTTTATGCAGCAAGACGTGTTATAGAGAATAATGATGCGGCACTTGTTGAAAACAACCTTTCTCAAAATGTATTAAGATAA
- a CDS encoding phosphatase PAP2 family protein yields the protein MKLSNFHQKVLAIFLLNLAGLIIFFSWYLPAQHGFWLSIDTHIFYFFNQHILPDTFFASFVAYINNRKFDLVILLAMGALYYNTFRKKDYMGKRHLIIVGLVMVISAVLINQIGQNIPIERPSPTLHFQDVHRVGIVTGIPTKDASGDSFPGDHGLMLLIFCSFILRYLSFRSFLCALLITVVFSLPRVMAGAHWASDILVGSISLTLITTSWLLITPLSDIIVRQLEKYLPFKK from the coding sequence ATGAAACTTTCTAATTTTCACCAAAAAGTACTGGCCATTTTTCTACTTAATCTTGCAGGCTTAATTATTTTTTTCTCTTGGTATCTTCCAGCACAACATGGATTCTGGCTATCAATAGATACTCATATTTTTTATTTTTTTAATCAGCACATTTTACCGGATACTTTTTTCGCCTCTTTTGTGGCTTATATTAATAATAGAAAGTTTGATTTGGTTATTTTGCTGGCAATGGGTGCGTTGTACTACAATACATTCCGTAAAAAAGATTATATGGGTAAACGTCATCTTATAATTGTGGGATTAGTGATGGTAATAAGTGCTGTGCTCATCAATCAAATTGGACAAAATATCCCAATTGAAAGACCAAGTCCGACACTTCATTTTCAAGATGTACATAGAGTGGGCATAGTGACAGGTATTCCTACAAAGGATGCCTCTGGCGATAGCTTCCCGGGTGATCATGGTTTAATGCTACTTATCTTCTGTAGCTTTATATTGCGGTATCTTTCGTTCCGTTCTTTCTTATGTGCTCTTCTTATTACAGTCGTATTTTCATTACCAAGAGTTATGGCTGGCGCGCACTGGGCATCAGATATCTTAGTGGGTTCTATTTCTTTAACTTTAATTACGACGAGTTGGTTATTAATTACACCATTATCAGATATAATTGTCAGACAATTAGAAAAATATCTTCCTTTTAAAAAATAA
- a CDS encoding RNA-guided endonuclease InsQ/TnpB family protein has translation MKRLQAFKFQLRPNGQQERDMRRFAGACRFVFNRALALQNENHEAGNKFIPYTKMTSWLTEWKTDPETQWLKKAPSQPLQQSLKDLERGYKNFFQKRASFPRFKKRGQNDAFRYPQGVKLDQSNSRISLPKLGWIRYRNSCEVIGEVKNVTVSQSCGNWYVSIQTEYEISEPQHDSTTMVGLDAGITKLATLSDGTVFEPVNSFKTSQKKLATLQRQLSRKVKFSANWQKQKRRIQRLHSHIANIRKDYLHKATTKISKNHAMIAIEDLKVSNMSKSAKGTAEQHGRNVKAKSGLNRAILDQGWHEMRRQLEYKQLWRGGQVLAVPPAYTSQRCACCGHTAKENRLSQSKFECLKCGYTENADINGARNILAAGHAVLACGGMVQSDRPLKQEPTEVSQATV, from the coding sequence ATGAAACGACTTCAAGCCTTTAAATTTCAGTTAAGACCAAATGGTCAGCAGGAGCGTGATATGCGGCGCTTCGCAGGGGCTTGTCGTTTTGTTTTCAATCGTGCGCTGGCACTCCAAAATGAAAATCATGAGGCAGGAAACAAATTTATTCCCTACACGAAAATGACTTCATGGCTCACTGAATGGAAAACCGATCCTGAGACACAGTGGCTAAAAAAAGCGCCATCACAACCGCTTCAACAATCCTTGAAAGATTTGGAGCGCGGCTACAAGAATTTCTTCCAAAAACGGGCTTCTTTTCCCCGCTTCAAAAAACGCGGGCAAAACGATGCGTTCCGCTACCCGCAGGGGGTGAAGCTCGATCAGAGCAATAGTCGAATATCCTTGCCAAAGTTGGGATGGATACGCTATCGCAATAGCTGTGAAGTCATTGGAGAAGTGAAAAACGTCACGGTCAGCCAGTCATGCGGAAACTGGTACGTCAGTATCCAGACAGAGTATGAAATATCCGAGCCTCAGCATGATTCAACAACGATGGTTGGTCTGGATGCAGGTATAACCAAACTCGCTACGTTGTCAGACGGCACGGTATTCGAGCCTGTTAACAGTTTCAAAACCAGCCAGAAAAAGCTGGCAACACTCCAGCGCCAGTTAAGTCGTAAAGTGAAATTCAGTGCCAACTGGCAGAAACAAAAGCGCAGAATCCAGCGTCTGCATTCCCATATTGCCAATATCCGCAAAGACTACCTTCACAAAGCCACAACGAAAATCAGCAAAAACCACGCAATGATTGCCATTGAGGATCTGAAGGTCAGTAACATGTCAAAATCGGCAAAAGGAACAGCAGAGCAACACGGACGAAACGTCAAAGCCAAATCAGGTTTGAACCGAGCGATATTAGATCAGGGTTGGCATGAAATGCGTCGTCAGCTTGAGTACAAGCAACTCTGGCGTGGTGGTCAGGTACTTGCTGTACCTCCTGCATATACCAGCCAGCGGTGCGCGTGCTGTGGTCACACCGCGAAAGAAAACCGTCTGTCACAAAGTAAATTCGAGTGCCTTAAGTGCGGATATACAGAGAACGCGGATATCAACGGTGCTCGTAACATTTTAGCGGCAGGACATGCCGTTCTAGCCTGTGGAGGGATGGTGCAGTCAGACCGCCCGTTGAAGCAGGAACCCACCGAGGTGAGTCAGGCTACGGTCTGA
- the tnpA gene encoding IS200/IS605 family transposase, translating to MKKETDIRRGRHCVFLIHIHLVFVTKYRRKIFDQDAIEKLRNYFSSVCTDFDVELVEMDSERDHVHLLVNYPPTLSVSNLVNSLKEVSSLLLRRDRPDIAERYYYKGVLWSSSYFAASCCGAPLSIIKQYIEQQETPD from the coding sequence ATGAAAAAAGAAACTGATATTCGCCGTGGTAGACACTGTGTTTTCCTGATACACATTCACTTGGTGTTTGTTACCAAATATCGGCGAAAAATATTTGATCAAGATGCCATCGAAAAGCTGAGGAATTATTTTTCCAGCGTATGTACTGATTTTGATGTTGAACTCGTTGAAATGGACAGCGAGCGGGATCATGTTCATTTGCTGGTTAACTATCCGCCAACACTATCTGTATCTAATTTAGTGAACAGTCTCAAAGAGGTATCCAGTCTATTACTGCGTCGGGATCGCCCTGATATTGCGGAACGCTACTACTACAAAGGTGTTCTGTGGAGTTCGAGTTATTTTGCAGCCAGTTGCTGCGGAGCACCGCTTTCAATCATCAAACAATATATTGAACAGCAGGAGACACCTGACTGA
- the yejK gene encoding nucleoid-associated protein YejK: MSLDINQLVLHQLIKRDEQTLEVVLRDSLLEIEPVVQEMIEELHRVYSAKSKAYGLFNEESELAEALRLQRKGEENFLGFSRAATVRLKDELAKYPFAEGGTVLFCHYRYLAVDYLLIAVLSSCNSMWVNDSLDVSSTRYLDIPHADIIARIDLTEWETAPDSLRYLTFLKGRVGRKVSDFFMDFLGGQEGLNAKVQNKGLLQAVDDFCEASEMGKQERQTCREQVYSYCNEQLQSGEEIALTELAEELPSLGEQNFAQFTEEKGYELAETFPADRSTLRQLMKYSGSGGGLTVNFDAKLLGERIFWDPATDTLTIKGTPPNLRDQLQRRASEK, encoded by the coding sequence ATGAGTCTAGATATTAACCAATTAGTTTTGCATCAACTTATTAAGCGAGATGAGCAGACATTAGAAGTTGTGCTACGTGATTCACTCTTAGAAATTGAACCTGTTGTTCAGGAGATGATTGAAGAGTTGCATCGTGTATACAGTGCAAAAAGTAAAGCTTATGGTCTGTTTAATGAAGAAAGTGAATTAGCAGAAGCGCTGCGTTTACAACGTAAAGGTGAAGAGAATTTTTTAGGTTTTTCACGAGCAGCAACGGTGAGACTAAAAGACGAATTAGCAAAATACCCTTTTGCAGAAGGTGGCACCGTTCTATTTTGTCATTATCGCTATTTAGCGGTGGATTACCTTTTAATTGCTGTACTGAGTAGTTGTAACAGTATGTGGGTAAACGACAGTCTTGATGTGTCATCAACACGCTATTTAGATATTCCTCATGCAGATATTATTGCTCGTATCGATTTAACTGAGTGGGAAACTGCACCTGACTCTTTACGTTATTTAACCTTTTTAAAAGGTCGAGTTGGACGTAAAGTCTCTGATTTCTTTATGGACTTTTTAGGCGGACAAGAAGGTTTAAACGCTAAAGTTCAAAATAAAGGCTTATTACAAGCAGTTGACGATTTCTGTGAAGCTTCAGAAATGGGCAAACAAGAGCGTCAAACTTGTCGAGAGCAAGTATATAGCTACTGTAACGAGCAATTACAATCTGGTGAAGAAATTGCCTTAACAGAGCTTGCTGAAGAATTACCATCTTTAGGCGAGCAAAACTTTGCTCAATTTACTGAAGAAAAAGGCTATGAATTAGCTGAAACATTTCCAGCAGATCGCAGTACATTACGTCAACTGATGAAGTATTCAGGAAGCGGTGGTGGATTAACTGTAAATTTTGATGCGAAATTATTAGGGGAGAGAATATTCTGGGACCCAGCAACAGATACGCTCACCATTAAAGGCACACCACCTAATTTACGTGATCAGCTACAACGTAGAGCATCTGAAAAATAA
- a CDS encoding Bcr/CflA family multidrug efflux MFS transporter: MQQQRSSYLSLILILGLISMLMPLAIDMYLPSLPTIAQDFGVPSGKVQMTLSIYIFGFAIGQLVYGPMADSLGRKPVILGGVIVFAFASSACALSESIDMLIGMRFLHGFAAAAASVVINALMRDMFSRDDFSRSMSFVALVMTIAPLLAPLLGAWVMNWFSWHAIFWSIAIAAVIASALIAFYIPETLPKERRQRFSLRVTFSQFISLFRTRRVLCYILASGFSFAGMFSFLSAGPFVYIELHGIPFDQFGLYFGFNIIFLIVMTSINGRYVRRFGALKMLRLGLTIQCVMGIFLLLVVALNLHFYFLVVGVAMYVGGIAMITSNAMAVILDDYPHMAGTVSSLAGTVRFGVGALVGTAIAMLPAKSEWPMVSSMAFCVLFAMGFILLARRYK; this comes from the coding sequence GTGCAACAGCAACGTTCGTCGTACCTTAGTCTCATTTTAATACTGGGACTTATTTCCATGCTTATGCCATTGGCTATAGATATGTATTTGCCAAGTTTACCCACTATAGCGCAAGATTTTGGTGTGCCTAGTGGCAAAGTGCAAATGACATTAAGTATCTATATTTTTGGCTTTGCTATTGGGCAATTAGTCTATGGTCCTATGGCTGATAGCTTGGGACGTAAGCCTGTCATTTTGGGCGGCGTAATTGTTTTTGCTTTTGCCTCTAGTGCATGTGCATTATCTGAATCAATAGATATGCTAATTGGAATGCGTTTTTTACATGGCTTTGCGGCAGCTGCGGCAAGTGTTGTGATTAATGCATTGATGAGAGATATGTTCTCTAGAGATGATTTCTCTAGAAGTATGTCTTTTGTTGCACTTGTTATGACTATCGCACCTTTATTAGCGCCATTATTAGGTGCTTGGGTGATGAACTGGTTTTCATGGCATGCAATTTTCTGGAGTATTGCGATAGCTGCTGTGATTGCATCTGCTTTAATTGCTTTTTATATTCCAGAAACATTACCAAAAGAGCGTCGCCAACGTTTTAGTTTAAGAGTGACATTTAGCCAATTTATTAGTTTGTTTAGAACACGTCGTGTTCTTTGTTATATTTTGGCTTCAGGTTTTTCTTTTGCAGGTATGTTTTCATTCCTTAGTGCTGGTCCTTTTGTTTACATCGAATTACATGGTATTCCATTTGATCAATTTGGATTATATTTTGGCTTTAATATCATCTTCTTAATTGTGATGACAAGCATTAATGGGCGCTATGTTCGTCGATTTGGTGCGTTGAAGATGTTGCGCCTAGGCTTAACTATTCAATGTGTTATGGGGATCTTCCTCTTACTGGTGGTCGCTCTTAACTTACATTTCTATTTCCTTGTTGTGGGTGTAGCAATGTATGTGGGCGGTATTGCGATGATCACATCGAATGCGATGGCTGTTATTCTTGATGATTATCCACATATGGCAGGGACGGTTTCTTCTCTTGCTGGAACAGTGCGTTTTGGTGTTGGTGCTTTAGTTGGAACAGCTATTGCTATGTTACCAGCAAAATCAGAATGGCCAATGGTAAGCTCTATGGCATTTTGTGTACTGTTTGCTATGGGTTTTATCTTGCTTGCACGTCGTTATAAATAA
- a CDS encoding DEAD/DEAH box helicase, whose amino-acid sequence MAFTLRPYQLDAVNATISYFRQHNTPAVIVLPTGAGKSLVIAELAKRARGRVLVLAHVKELVEQNHSKYEAYGLSADIFAAGLQQKESSGKVVFGSVQSVARNLSQFSDTFSLLIIDECHRISLSEDSQYQQVIKQLQSINPQLRILGLTATPYRLPTGWIYQYHYHGMIRGDEDCFFRDCIYELPLRYMISNHFLVPPTRLDMPILQYDFSQVRTSQNGIFNEEDLNREIKRQKRITPHIVTQIIEYAQNCRGVMIFAATVEHAKEILSLLPLDEAALVSADTPSSERDHLISCFKQQQLRYMVNVAVLTTGFDAPHVDLIAILRPTESVSLYQQIVGRGLRLFAGKTECLILDYAGNPHDLYLPEVGTKKPNPNSKPVQVFCPICQFANTFWGIVDADGDIIEHYGRRCQGWELNDQGQKQQCEFRFRFKLCPHCNEENDIAARRCVHCDEILVDPDDMLKAALKLKGALVLRCGGMQFKSGNDAKGEWLEINYYDEEGTSVSERFRLTTPAQRKVFELKFLREHQRAPGVPFVWHNANDIIKQFDLLRHPDFIVAHKGKKESFWKIRNKIFDYAGRYRKADTLY is encoded by the coding sequence ATGGCTTTTACACTCAGACCTTATCAACTTGACGCTGTTAACGCGACAATCTCTTATTTTCGCCAACACAATACACCTGCGGTAATTGTATTACCTACTGGTGCAGGAAAAAGTTTAGTGATTGCTGAACTGGCTAAAAGAGCGCGCGGGCGTGTCTTGGTTTTAGCACACGTAAAAGAATTAGTAGAACAGAACCATAGCAAATATGAGGCTTATGGTCTATCTGCGGATATTTTTGCTGCGGGCTTACAACAAAAAGAGAGTAGCGGAAAAGTTGTTTTTGGTAGTGTGCAATCTGTTGCCCGTAATTTATCGCAATTTAGTGATACTTTTTCTCTTCTTATTATTGATGAATGCCATCGCATTAGTTTGTCTGAAGATAGCCAATATCAGCAAGTTATTAAACAATTACAATCCATTAATCCACAATTACGGATCTTAGGATTAACTGCAACACCTTATCGTTTACCTACGGGCTGGATTTATCAATATCATTATCACGGTATGATCAGAGGCGATGAAGATTGTTTTTTCCGTGATTGTATTTATGAATTGCCTTTGCGTTATATGATAAGTAATCATTTTTTAGTTCCGCCAACTCGCCTAGATATGCCTATTTTGCAATATGACTTTAGCCAAGTAAGAACAAGCCAAAATGGGATATTTAATGAAGAAGATCTAAATCGTGAAATAAAGAGACAAAAACGCATCACACCTCATATTGTTACTCAGATTATTGAATATGCACAAAATTGCCGAGGTGTAATGATATTTGCGGCAACGGTTGAACATGCAAAAGAGATCCTTTCTCTTTTACCACTGGATGAAGCAGCATTAGTCAGTGCTGATACCCCCTCTTCTGAACGTGACCATCTTATTTCTTGTTTTAAACAGCAACAATTACGTTATATGGTTAATGTTGCCGTACTAACAACAGGTTTTGATGCACCTCATGTTGATTTAATCGCTATCTTACGCCCCACTGAGTCTGTGAGTTTATACCAACAAATTGTAGGACGAGGATTAAGATTATTTGCAGGAAAAACCGAATGCCTGATTTTAGATTACGCAGGTAATCCTCACGATCTCTATCTACCCGAAGTTGGTACTAAAAAACCCAATCCGAATAGTAAACCGGTACAAGTTTTCTGTCCTATTTGCCAATTTGCCAATACCTTTTGGGGCATTGTAGATGCTGATGGCGATATTATTGAACACTATGGTCGACGTTGCCAAGGTTGGGAGCTCAATGATCAAGGGCAAAAACAGCAGTGTGAATTTCGTTTCCGCTTTAAATTATGCCCACATTGTAATGAAGAAAATGATATTGCAGCACGTCGCTGTGTTCATTGTGATGAGATCTTGGTTGATCCTGATGATATGCTCAAAGCAGCATTAAAACTCAAAGGGGCATTAGTTCTGCGCTGTGGTGGGATGCAATTTAAATCAGGAAATGATGCTAAAGGTGAATGGTTAGAAATTAATTATTACGACGAAGAAGGCACTTCTGTCTCTGAACGTTTTCGACTAACAACACCTGCCCAACGAAAAGTATTTGAATTAAAATTTTTACGTGAGCATCAACGCGCCCCGGGTGTTCCTTTTGTTTGGCATAATGCCAACGACATTATTAAGCAGTTTGATTTGTTGCGCCATCCTGACTTTATTGTCGCCCATAAAGGTAAAAAAGAGAGCTTCTGGAAGATAAGAAATAAGATTTTTGACTATGCTGGTCGCTACCGAAAAGCAGATACCTTGTATTAA
- the yeiP gene encoding elongation factor P-like protein YeiP: protein MAKANEIKRGMAVSYNNKLLLVKDIDIQAPSARGASTLYKMRFTDIRTGQKVEERFKGDDMIDTISLTRRAVSFSYIDGDEYIFMDNEDYTPYTFKKDQIEDELLFIPEEGLAGMQVLTMDGQVLALELPQTVDMEIVETVPGIKGASASARTKPATLPTGLVIQVPEYLSTGDKVRIHIAERRYMGRAD from the coding sequence ATGGCAAAAGCCAATGAAATTAAACGTGGTATGGCTGTTAGTTATAACAACAAATTATTACTGGTAAAAGATATCGACATCCAAGCACCAAGTGCTCGTGGTGCAAGTACGCTGTACAAAATGCGTTTTACTGATATCCGTACAGGCCAAAAAGTAGAAGAGCGTTTTAAAGGCGATGATATGATTGATACCATCAGCTTAACGCGTCGTGCTGTTAGCTTTTCTTACATTGATGGTGATGAGTATATCTTTATGGATAATGAAGATTACACGCCATATACCTTCAAAAAAGATCAAATTGAAGATGAATTACTGTTTATTCCTGAGGAAGGCTTAGCGGGAATGCAAGTATTAACAATGGATGGTCAAGTTTTAGCATTAGAACTGCCACAAACTGTTGATATGGAAATTGTTGAAACGGTTCCAGGTATTAAAGGCGCATCTGCAAGTGCTCGTACTAAACCTGCAACATTACCAACAGGGTTAGTTATTCAGGTTCCTGAATACCTTTCTACTGGCGATAAAGTTCGTATTCATATTGCTGAACGTCGCTATATGGGTCGTGCTGACTAA
- a CDS encoding YejL family protein: MPQKSRYSDEQVEQLLAELVSVLEKHHTPTDLSLMVLGNMVTNLINTSIAPAQRMLIADSFVHALRASIDEGKIH; the protein is encoded by the coding sequence ATGCCACAAAAATCCCGTTATAGTGATGAACAAGTTGAGCAATTACTTGCAGAACTTGTCAGCGTTCTTGAAAAACATCATACTCCTACAGATCTTTCTTTGATGGTGTTGGGAAACATGGTGACAAACTTAATTAATACAAGTATTGCCCCTGCTCAACGAATGCTGATTGCTGATTCTTTTGTTCACGCACTGCGTGCTTCGATTGATGAAGGCAAAATTCACTAA